From the genome of Fusobacterium sp. SYSU M8D902:
AATTTTGGATCTTTTATCTTTTCAGTCTCATAGCTTCTATTTAACATTGATACAACTTGGTAAAATACCTGATACCATTTTGTAGAATCCTCTGCTGCTCCTGAAATAATAAGTGGTGTTCTAGCCTCATCTATAAGGATTGAGTCCACCTCGTCAACTATACAGTAGTTTAGTGGTCTTTGAACCTTTTCATCCATAGATCCAACCATATTATCTCTTAGGTAGTCAAATCCAAATTCAGAGTTTGTTCCATAAGTTATATCTGCATTATAAGCATCTCTTCTCTCTCTTGTTGGAATACCATTTAAAATTACCCCTGAAGTAAGTCCTAAGAAAGAGTATAATCTTCCCATCATCTCTCTATCTCTTGCTGCAAGATAGTCGTTTACAGTGATTACATGGACACCCTTCCCTGATAGTGCATTTAAGTATACAGGACATGTAGCAACTAATGTTTTCCCCTCTCCTGTCTTCATCTCTGTGATCTTTCCTTCATGAAGTACAATTCCACCTATTAACTGTACATCATAGTGTCTCATTCCTAAAACTCTCTTAGATGCTTCTCTTACTGTGGCAAATGCTTCTACCATTATATCATCTAAAGTCTCTCCCTGAGCTAATCTCTCCTTGAATATAGCTGTCTTCTCTTTAAGTTGTTCATCAGTTAACTTTTCAAAATCTGGTTCTAAAGAGTTGATAGCAGCTACTATTTTTCTTATTCTCTTTACTTCCCTGTCATTCTTAGTTCCAAAAATTTTCTTAAAAATATTTCCTATCATTGATGTTCCTCTCTTCAAATTTTATTAGATATACTTCTTCAGAATATATGCTATCATAAATTCCCCTATTAGTCAAATAGAGATGCTATTTTTTACCACAGATCTCCATAAATTCCTCTTCACTAATTATCTTTACAGTGCCAAGCTCTTGAGCTTTTTTCAATTTACTTCCAGCCTTTTCTCCAACTATTAGGTAATCAAGATTTTTACTCACTGCTGAGAGGTTTTTTCCACCTAGTTTTTCAATCTCCTCTTTTATCTCATTTCTTGTAAAGTTTTTCAAAGTTCCTGTAAATAGAAAAGTTTTTCCTGTAAATACTCTCTCTTCTTGAGGTAGCTCCTCTACTACCTCCTGTTCAAAGCAGATTCCGTGAGATTTTAGCCCAGCTATCAATCTTATCTTCTCCTCATCTCTAAAGAAGTCATATACAGCTTGTGCCATCTTATCTCCAACTCCCTCTATTTGAGTTAGATCCTCCACACTCATCTCCATCAATCTATCTATATTTCCACTAGCTTGAGCTAGTAATTTTGCTGATGTTTTCCCAATAAATGGTATTCCTAAAGCACAAAGTACCTTTGAATACTCCCTAGTTTTACTGTTCTCTATTGCATTTAATAGATTATCTACACTCTTTTTACCCATCTTTTCCAGTTTTTCTAAATCTTCTCTATGATTTTTTAGTTCGTAGATATCCACTATATTTTGTATAAATCCAAGTTTTAACATATTCTCTACTATCTTACTTCCAAATCCAGCTATATTCATAGCATCACGAGATACAAAATATATTAACTCTCCCTCTATTTTTCCAGGACAAGTTAGATTAGGACACTTTATATCTACCTGCCCAGACTCTCTCTCCACTGGAGTATTACATATAGGACAAGTTGTTGGTTCGCTTATAATCATCTCACTTCCATCTCTTAGCTCTCTAACAGACTTGACAACCTGTGGAATAATCTCAGCAGCTTTCTCTATAAATACACTATCTCCCACTCTGATATCTTTTCTCTCAATCTCTTGATAGTTGTGTAGACTTGCTCTTTTTACTCTACTTCCTGACAATTCTACCTCTTCAAGCTCTGCCACTGGTGTTATCTTACCAGTTCTTCCCACCTGCCAAGTGACTCCCAATATTTTTGTAGTTACCTGTTTAGCTGGAAATTTAAAAGCTATTGCCCATCTTGGACTTTTGGTAGTATTCCCCAATTTCTCCCAAAGCTCGATCTCATTTACCTTTATAACCATTCCATCTGTTTCGTAGTCCAGACTCTCTCTCTTTTCTCCCCAATACTCTATTCTTTTAATCAATTCAGATGAGTCTTTTAAAACTTCACACACACCTGTTGTTTTTATTCCCAATTTTGCAAGGTAATCAATACTCTCACTATGAGTCTTTACTCCATAGTTTTGTGCATCTACCAAGAAATAGAAATAAGCATCTAATCCTCTCTCTTTTATTATCTTTGAATCTAGCTGTCTCAATGTTCCGCTAGCAGCATTTCTAGGATTTGCAAAAACCTCTTCTCCAGCTTCTAATCTTCTTTTATTCAACTCTTCAAATTTTGATATAGGTAAGACTACCTCTCCTCTGATCTCTAGGCTCACACTCTCTTTTAGAACCTTAGGAATTGATTCTATCTCTAATATGTTCTCAGTTACATCCTCTCCTATAGCTCCATCTCCCCTTGTCACTGCTCTTACCAATCTTCCATTCTCATATTGAATACTTAGAGATAACCCATCCAGCTTTAATTCCAAAGCATACTCTATCCCTTTCTCCTCTGCTAAATTCTTCTTAACTCTCTCAATGAAATCAGATATATCCCCCTCATTATATGAGTTAGATAAGCTCAACATAGGTTTTTTATGAGTTACTTTTTGAAATTTTGTATCTCTTAAATTTGTAGCTCCTACAACTTCAGTAGGTGACTCCACACTTTTATACTCTGGATATTTCTCCTCCAATTCTTTTAATTCTACTAATAATCTATCAAACTCTACGTCTGATATAAGACTCTCACTGTTTGTATAGTAATAATCACTATATTTTTTTATCTTCTCTCTCAACTCTTCTATATACTTTTTCATCCTATCTCCTCTTCATACTTAATTTTCACCTATAATTATATCATATTATAGTGATAAAATTTCTCTTTTTTATAAATTTTCTATTCCTAAATTTTAAAAAAAATGGTATGATATGTAAGTAAATAAATGAATTTTAAGGAGGACTTATGAAACAAATTCTTGTTTTTGGACATAAAAATCCAGATACTGATTCAATATGTTCAGCAATCTCTTTTGCTGAATTAAAAAATGCTTTAGGAGTTAATGCTATTCCTTGTAGATTAGGAAATGTAAGCAGAGAAACTCAATTTGCTTTAGATCATTTTGGAGCTACTGCACCTCTATTTATAGAGAATGTAAATGCTGATGAAAATGGAAAAAAAGAGGTAATCTTAGTTGACCATAACGAAAAAGCTCAAACAGCTGATGGTATTGAGAATGCTAAGATATTAGAGGTTGTAGATCACCACAAATTTGGTTTGACTACTGATGAGCCTTTAAAAATTACTGCTGATACAGTTGGATGTACTTGTACTATAATCTATAGATTATTTAAACAAGCTAATATCACTCCATCTAAA
Proteins encoded in this window:
- the ligA gene encoding NAD-dependent DNA ligase LigA translates to MKKYIEELREKIKKYSDYYYTNSESLISDVEFDRLLVELKELEEKYPEYKSVESPTEVVGATNLRDTKFQKVTHKKPMLSLSNSYNEGDISDFIERVKKNLAEEKGIEYALELKLDGLSLSIQYENGRLVRAVTRGDGAIGEDVTENILEIESIPKVLKESVSLEIRGEVVLPISKFEELNKRRLEAGEEVFANPRNAASGTLRQLDSKIIKERGLDAYFYFLVDAQNYGVKTHSESIDYLAKLGIKTTGVCEVLKDSSELIKRIEYWGEKRESLDYETDGMVIKVNEIELWEKLGNTTKSPRWAIAFKFPAKQVTTKILGVTWQVGRTGKITPVAELEEVELSGSRVKRASLHNYQEIERKDIRVGDSVFIEKAAEIIPQVVKSVRELRDGSEMIISEPTTCPICNTPVERESGQVDIKCPNLTCPGKIEGELIYFVSRDAMNIAGFGSKIVENMLKLGFIQNIVDIYELKNHREDLEKLEKMGKKSVDNLLNAIENSKTREYSKVLCALGIPFIGKTSAKLLAQASGNIDRLMEMSVEDLTQIEGVGDKMAQAVYDFFRDEEKIRLIAGLKSHGICFEQEVVEELPQEERVFTGKTFLFTGTLKNFTRNEIKEEIEKLGGKNLSAVSKNLDYLIVGEKAGSKLKKAQELGTVKIISEEEFMEICGKK